The following proteins are encoded in a genomic region of Herminiimonas arsenicoxydans:
- a CDS encoding Conserved hypothetical protein (Evidence 4 : Homologs of previously reported genes of unknown function) yields the protein MAKNNPTGDGRRVGAVRDRSQTQTPSGHYVKRDAETGRFLDVKTSDKTPFKGVRREKR from the coding sequence ATGGCAAAAAACAATCCCACAGGCGATGGCCGTCGAGTTGGCGCAGTGCGAGACCGCAGCCAAACCCAGACTCCCTCTGGTCATTACGTCAAACGCGATGCCGAAACAGGCCGTTTCCTGGACGTCAAGACGTCCGATAAGACCCCGTTCAAGGGTGTACGTCGCGAGAAACGGTGA
- a CDS encoding Putative phospholipase (Evidence 3 : Function proposed based on presence of conserved amino acid motif, structural feature or limited homology; Product type cp : cell process) → MTEHDTHLPDQSAEPSQDLGSQTGATAPFHVLALSGGGFRGLYTATVLKHLEEQLGTPLAKRFDLICGTSAGGLLALGLAAEIPAPQLQDMFEHHGSRIFGSSTGARRLFPQIFKAKYSPDGLTAVLTENFGDLTLGDLKHRVLIPTVNYSKGNGQFFKTPHSPRFFMDYRHKLVDIGLATAAAPTYFPLHAIGEEGVFADGGLVGNSPGFFGLHEAHHALGVPRGKGNVRVLAIGTMTLGATKSGSTGLDWGIKQWGARIFDLVISSQEHSVDAMLSHLLDEDYVRIDDPATPDQSKDIAALDVVSSASIQVLKSRGTQAARRALGDKALTPFLNHTAATPVFFHGPNKTLENHHA, encoded by the coding sequence TTGACTGAGCACGACACTCATTTGCCGGACCAAAGCGCAGAACCTAGTCAGGATCTAGGAAGCCAGACTGGCGCCACAGCTCCCTTCCATGTTTTAGCGCTATCCGGCGGTGGCTTCCGAGGGCTGTACACCGCTACCGTCTTGAAGCACTTGGAGGAGCAGCTAGGAACACCGCTGGCCAAGCGGTTCGATTTGATCTGCGGAACCTCAGCTGGTGGATTGCTTGCTTTGGGGCTCGCAGCCGAGATTCCAGCGCCTCAGTTGCAAGACATGTTCGAGCACCATGGAAGTCGCATTTTTGGTAGCTCGACAGGGGCCAGACGTCTTTTCCCTCAAATCTTCAAAGCCAAGTACTCGCCTGACGGATTAACTGCTGTCCTGACCGAAAATTTTGGCGATCTCACTCTCGGCGACCTGAAGCACCGCGTACTTATCCCGACGGTTAATTACTCAAAGGGTAACGGGCAGTTCTTCAAGACGCCTCACTCCCCTAGGTTCTTCATGGACTACAGGCACAAGCTTGTGGACATTGGGTTGGCGACTGCCGCGGCCCCAACGTACTTCCCGCTGCACGCCATCGGAGAAGAAGGCGTCTTTGCAGATGGGGGCCTAGTCGGCAACTCTCCCGGCTTCTTTGGCTTACACGAGGCTCACCATGCATTGGGAGTGCCGCGCGGGAAAGGAAACGTCCGAGTCCTTGCCATTGGAACGATGACCTTGGGTGCAACGAAGAGTGGCAGCACGGGCCTTGACTGGGGTATCAAACAATGGGGAGCACGAATCTTCGACCTCGTCATATCTTCGCAAGAACACTCTGTCGACGCGATGCTGAGCCATCTGCTGGATGAAGATTATGTCCGGATAGATGACCCTGCCACACCGGACCAGAGCAAGGACATCGCAGCGCTGGATGTAGTCAGTTCGGCCTCCATCCAAGTGCTGAAGAGCCGAGGAACACAGGCCGCCCGTCGGGCGCTGGGTGATAAAGCACTGACACCATTCTTGAATCACACCGCCGCTACCCCCGTGTTCTTCCACGGGCCTAACAAAACCCTGGAGAACCACCATGCTTAA
- a CDS encoding Conserved hypothetical protein (Evidence 4 : Homologs of previously reported genes of unknown function) has protein sequence MLNLSSLFYSGVEQPTLLDNITLSDRRCEFILEAKDAIRAQLRTGLPAVLKELGHPGAAVQPRFFTQGSWAYKTLNAPAHPEQQADIDDGAYLPLSFMRLTSKPSLASKVFFAAAETALMPLVQERKWRLITDKPTCIRIEIAEFAHIDVPLYAIPDDQFEQLRKAALSVHGYYTFDEAMKRAERDAWTELPHDQVLLAHREDDWFKSDPRPVKRWFLGEVDRHGEQFRRVVRYLKSFRDWQWVQGGPSSILLMAAAAPLFESRDRRDDLALLDLLDNLPDALRQGVLCPTDPNESLTDRLGQPGVEDAAHKLEQLEKSLRGAIHASSPSQALIWVREQFGPRFPNAPERVKVSSATAVVQATPAAIVSTPLVGRTQAG, from the coding sequence ATGCTTAACCTGAGCTCTCTCTTTTACTCTGGCGTGGAGCAGCCTACGCTCCTGGACAACATCACCCTTTCGGATCGGCGTTGCGAGTTCATCCTGGAAGCCAAGGACGCTATCCGTGCCCAGTTGCGCACGGGGCTCCCGGCCGTTCTCAAGGAGCTCGGGCACCCAGGAGCAGCGGTTCAACCGCGTTTCTTCACGCAAGGATCTTGGGCATACAAGACGCTCAACGCACCTGCGCATCCCGAACAACAAGCGGACATCGATGATGGCGCCTACCTTCCTCTAAGTTTCATGCGGCTCACCTCGAAGCCGAGCTTAGCCAGCAAGGTGTTTTTCGCAGCAGCTGAAACAGCCTTGATGCCTCTAGTTCAAGAACGCAAGTGGCGCCTCATTACCGACAAGCCAACGTGCATTCGTATTGAAATAGCTGAGTTCGCGCACATCGACGTGCCTTTGTACGCAATTCCAGACGATCAGTTTGAGCAGCTGCGCAAAGCCGCTCTATCTGTACACGGCTATTACACGTTTGACGAGGCAATGAAACGGGCCGAGCGCGACGCTTGGACAGAACTACCTCACGACCAGGTGCTCCTCGCTCACCGTGAAGACGACTGGTTTAAGTCTGACCCGCGACCAGTAAAACGCTGGTTCCTCGGCGAGGTAGATCGACACGGCGAGCAATTCCGCAGGGTTGTTCGCTATCTCAAGTCCTTTAGGGACTGGCAGTGGGTGCAGGGTGGCCCTTCATCGATCCTTCTTATGGCTGCGGCGGCTCCTTTATTCGAGTCTCGTGATCGCAGGGACGACCTTGCCTTGCTCGACCTGCTTGATAACCTGCCCGACGCCCTGCGACAAGGCGTACTTTGCCCGACAGATCCCAATGAATCACTAACGGATCGCCTAGGACAGCCTGGAGTCGAGGATGCCGCCCACAAACTGGAGCAGCTTGAGAAGTCACTGCGAGGCGCGATTCATGCCAGCTCGCCAAGCCAGGCGCTCATTTGGGTACGCGAGCAGTTCGGGCCAAGGTTCCCGAATGCCCCTGAGCGCGTCAAAGTAAGCTCCGCTACAGCAGTGGTTCAAGCCACTCCGGCAGCGATTGTTTCAACGCCACTCGTAGGACGTACGCAGGCAGGCTGA
- a CDS encoding Conserved hypothetical protein (Evidence 4 : Homologs of previously reported genes of unknown function) produces MNDETQLSKLTRAMKSRGFTYIGRDAGDWLAFKGLMAAAGATHAAHIAVDPSGVKLPRIGVELPLGTPSVLAHVGANGQICYAAQGSVVLDIFDIAGQALGCIDRAEEILDLSLRGKMDQDLEDEFFAFWHGDLCFLDIYPGDPGALDILFAKRGNAGTSVVFVTNDVTRTRQKLQAMSLQEREVLKGAAFRVSTSVKPKPAQGVWPPPTVATLLKWQGLLDPSAKRNIERRLLQSIASRRNASLCVIDSPLTQYAFWTDFETADDQITQSRQDPRVKLYASKVYPMISIRMDDKYVAERNVPESPTLAGKRIALIGCGTIGGFLAELLVKAGAGLNDGDLAFIDPDILLPQNVGRHRLGLNRALQHKSNALKEELSLAAPTAKIRSLPVKAEETDLSSFDLIINATGEEALGHYLTRAATDSRNFVPTLSVWVEGPGVAVRALFRDTTQAACTRCLSDTHRTSLYPVVNEPVPSELAGHGCESLYVPFPASVSVQAACLAIEMAISWVANQPSPRLRTRVTRHGFSQAEPDGDPVRQPTCAACHS; encoded by the coding sequence ATGAACGACGAGACACAGCTGTCTAAGCTCACCCGCGCGATGAAATCGCGAGGGTTCACCTACATAGGACGAGATGCGGGCGATTGGCTAGCGTTCAAGGGTCTCATGGCAGCAGCAGGCGCCACACATGCTGCGCATATAGCTGTTGATCCGTCTGGGGTGAAGCTTCCTAGGATTGGTGTGGAGCTGCCACTTGGAACACCGAGTGTTTTGGCCCATGTCGGCGCTAACGGCCAAATCTGTTACGCCGCTCAAGGGAGCGTCGTACTGGATATTTTTGACATCGCTGGCCAGGCGTTAGGTTGCATTGATCGTGCTGAAGAAATCTTGGATCTATCGCTGCGAGGCAAGATGGATCAGGACCTAGAGGACGAGTTCTTCGCATTCTGGCACGGTGATCTCTGCTTTCTTGACATCTACCCCGGCGATCCAGGGGCACTCGATATCCTGTTTGCCAAACGCGGCAATGCTGGAACAAGCGTCGTATTCGTCACTAACGATGTAACCCGCACTCGACAGAAGCTTCAGGCTATGTCGCTCCAAGAGCGAGAAGTACTGAAGGGAGCTGCTTTCAGGGTAAGCACTTCTGTCAAGCCAAAACCGGCACAAGGTGTATGGCCGCCGCCAACCGTAGCAACACTGTTGAAATGGCAGGGACTACTTGATCCGTCGGCAAAGCGCAACATAGAACGCAGACTACTTCAATCGATTGCCTCCCGGCGAAACGCGTCACTGTGCGTCATAGATTCGCCACTTACACAGTACGCTTTCTGGACGGATTTCGAAACCGCGGATGATCAGATCACTCAATCGCGACAAGACCCAAGAGTAAAGCTCTATGCCTCGAAAGTGTATCCAATGATTTCGATCAGAATGGACGATAAATACGTCGCCGAACGCAACGTGCCCGAGAGTCCGACTCTCGCCGGCAAGCGCATTGCCCTTATTGGGTGCGGAACCATAGGAGGCTTCCTGGCGGAATTGCTGGTGAAGGCTGGCGCTGGCCTAAATGATGGAGACTTGGCTTTCATTGATCCAGATATCCTGCTCCCTCAAAATGTCGGCAGACACCGTCTAGGCCTAAATCGGGCATTGCAGCACAAGTCCAATGCGCTAAAAGAAGAGCTTTCCCTCGCAGCTCCGACAGCCAAAATACGAAGCTTACCTGTGAAAGCGGAGGAAACCGACTTGAGCTCCTTCGATTTGATCATCAATGCAACCGGAGAAGAGGCCTTGGGTCACTACCTCACACGTGCGGCCACTGACTCGAGGAATTTTGTCCCGACTTTGTCGGTTTGGGTTGAAGGGCCCGGTGTCGCAGTACGAGCACTGTTTCGGGATACTACGCAAGCAGCATGTACTCGCTGCCTTTCAGATACCCATCGAACCTCGCTCTATCCTGTAGTGAACGAGCCAGTGCCGAGCGAGTTGGCGGGCCACGGATGCGAAAGCTTGTACGTACCTTTCCCTGCCAGCGTCTCGGTTCAGGCCGCGTGCCTGGCTATCGAAATGGCAATCAGTTGGGTGGCGAACCAACCTAGCCCACGGCTGCGTACCCGAGTGACTCGGCACGGCTTCAGTCAAGCAGAACCAGATGGAGATCCAGTTCGACAACCCACGTGTGCAGCATGCCATTCGTAA
- a CDS encoding Hypothetical protein (Evidence 5 : No homology to any previously reported sequences): MPFVTEWSTTDKRNLVIFAPDVLRVFKNYRQRFFWQPESGGILLGRRRGKHLEIMLATEPSHKDSRSAFSFVREADGHADLAEQAWRQGDKQIDYLGEWHTHPQRVPTPSAIDRHEWGKLILHRSKLTPILVVVVGTKSIHAELISGVQDKVLLPVGRAQ; the protein is encoded by the coding sequence ATGCCATTCGTAACTGAATGGTCCACCACGGATAAACGAAACCTGGTTATTTTTGCACCAGATGTTCTCAGGGTTTTCAAGAATTATCGGCAGCGGTTCTTTTGGCAGCCCGAGAGTGGCGGCATTCTCTTAGGGCGCCGGCGCGGCAAGCATCTGGAGATCATGCTTGCAACCGAACCAAGTCATAAAGACAGCCGCTCAGCATTTTCCTTTGTGCGTGAAGCTGACGGGCATGCGGACCTTGCTGAACAAGCTTGGCGCCAAGGCGATAAGCAGATCGACTACCTTGGCGAGTGGCACACTCATCCGCAGAGGGTACCGACTCCGTCAGCCATCGACCGGCATGAATGGGGGAAACTGATACTTCACCGGTCTAAGTTGACGCCCATTCTTGTCGTCGTGGTCGGTACTAAATCAATACATGCAGAGCTGATTAGTGGGGTCCAGGACAAGGTTCTGTTGCCAGTCGGACGGGCGCAGTAA
- a CDS encoding Hypothetical protein (Evidence 5 : No homology to any previously reported sequences), producing the protein MAELTNLARADKLRALAEATARAALKAAPEAREDLLEASNTLSSLAHTSELRIKKQEEPVKILPSNATRDELTSARSRQATRRGAETYLPTLSDVAQVLPNALLRCALFSSSRKVPTLNDQVLSGDTSLLVVNKTIASFNNVTVTLNGYELCQFDRIVYATCLDYYRERPLSPETENKHVGTTFYEFAKRMGRSYSVRLHRSIRASLLRLSFAQLRIRRDRLNLEVPKFLSVSFEDSEQGDGASAIAGAPLGSDRLWLRVSESVAELFGPGAWTALERKAMDYSGLQGWLASFYATHQGPLWLSVKKLHEMSGYESRFSNFRKGLCDALDKLKADDTPPSCRIAEYHFSNDGTKIQVHRVSWKVDCGSGPS; encoded by the coding sequence ATGGCTGAACTGACGAACCTCGCCCGCGCCGATAAGCTTCGAGCCCTTGCTGAAGCCACTGCACGCGCCGCCCTGAAGGCGGCCCCTGAGGCGCGCGAAGACTTGCTTGAAGCCTCGAACACGCTATCGTCCCTTGCTCACACCAGTGAGCTGAGGATCAAGAAGCAAGAAGAGCCCGTCAAGATATTGCCGTCGAACGCTACCCGGGACGAACTCACGTCCGCGCGAAGCCGGCAGGCGACCCGACGCGGCGCAGAAACCTACCTGCCAACGCTCTCCGATGTGGCTCAAGTGCTGCCAAACGCTTTATTGCGCTGTGCCCTGTTCTCCAGCAGTCGCAAAGTGCCGACGCTGAACGACCAGGTGCTATCCGGCGATACATCCCTGCTGGTCGTCAACAAGACGATCGCGTCATTCAACAACGTCACCGTGACGCTGAATGGGTATGAGCTTTGCCAGTTCGACCGCATTGTTTATGCGACCTGCTTGGACTACTACCGCGAGCGTCCGCTTTCTCCGGAGACGGAGAACAAGCATGTCGGGACGACCTTCTACGAGTTTGCTAAGCGGATGGGCCGCTCGTACAGTGTGAGGCTGCATCGCTCAATCCGTGCAAGCCTGCTACGACTGAGCTTTGCCCAGCTTCGAATCCGGCGAGATCGTCTCAATCTCGAGGTGCCAAAATTCCTCTCGGTTTCATTCGAAGACAGTGAGCAAGGTGATGGGGCGTCGGCAATCGCCGGCGCTCCCCTGGGCAGCGATCGACTCTGGCTGCGGGTCAGTGAATCTGTTGCCGAGCTTTTTGGGCCGGGAGCTTGGACGGCGCTGGAACGTAAGGCAATGGATTACAGCGGACTCCAGGGATGGCTGGCGAGTTTCTATGCGACCCACCAAGGCCCCCTGTGGCTCAGCGTGAAAAAGCTCCACGAAATGTCCGGCTATGAGTCCCGATTCAGCAACTTCCGAAAAGGATTGTGCGACGCGCTCGATAAATTGAAGGCCGACGACACACCGCCCTCGTGCAGGATTGCGGAGTATCACTTCTCCAACGACGGGACGAAGATCCAGGTTCATCGGGTAAGCTGGAAAGTGGATTGCGGGTCCGGGCCGAGCTGA
- a CDS encoding Hypothetical protein (Evidence 5 : No homology to any previously reported sequences), whose amino-acid sequence MAENQVAVRLNRCKEASASRQIVFPCDTKPLIHRDFLAHHDKDGYAFSIDVWRCAMWPDLNARLMGPRMRPSEQWL is encoded by the coding sequence ATGGCTGAGAATCAGGTTGCGGTCAGACTCAACCGTTGCAAGGAAGCCTCAGCAAGTCGACAGATCGTTTTTCCTTGCGATACTAAGCCATTGATACATAGAGATTTTCTTGCTCATCACGACAAAGATGGGTACGCTTTTTCCATTGATGTTTGGAGATGCGCTATGTGGCCAGATTTGAACGCTAGGTTGATGGGGCCGCGGATGCGGCCAAGTGAGCAATGGCTCTGA
- a CDS encoding Hypothetical protein (Evidence 5 : No homology to any previously reported sequences) — MALTRDFKDTVRARVQTDPEFREALLKEGLEAMRSGADTAPLLMELICVFSPSDIEELRDTEPRCAEPE; from the coding sequence ATGGCTCTGACACGCGACTTCAAAGACACGGTACGGGCTCGCGTTCAGACCGACCCGGAATTCCGTGAGGCTCTGCTCAAGGAAGGACTTGAGGCGATGCGATCCGGCGCCGACACCGCCCCATTGCTAATGGAGCTGATCTGTGTGTTCAGCCCATCCGACATCGAAGAACTGCGCGACACCGAACCCAGATGTGCTGAGCCAGAATGA
- a CDS encoding Hypothetical protein (Evidence 5 : No homology to any previously reported sequences) produces the protein MKKRLKDVIGSLYKPSAGVRQAFALPRADAEQLPRLPSVAVISITAPERPPAAVDGFEHLLRLIFAAVVQSKRENPCRFHPGSCPADPELH, from the coding sequence ATGAAGAAGCGACTTAAAGATGTGATCGGCAGCTTGTACAAACCATCCGCCGGTGTCAGGCAAGCGTTTGCCCTCCCTAGAGCAGATGCCGAACAGCTGCCACGCCTGCCATCAGTGGCGGTTATTTCGATCACTGCGCCAGAGCGTCCTCCAGCAGCTGTCGATGGATTCGAGCACCTTCTGCGGCTGATCTTTGCAGCTGTCGTCCAGAGCAAAAGAGAAAATCCCTGCCGCTTTCACCCCGGCTCATGCCCAGCAGATCCGGAGCTTCATTGA
- a CDS encoding Conserved hypothetical protein, putative regulator of chromosome condensation (Evidence 4 : Homologs of previously reported genes of unknown function), translated as MLMFKKTFLSVASAAALLGASAAPAFAASSFYLVVPVPTAAKAPVEDIRVSLAGAALPKATVSKAYSESLRPYLSVTGDAAFDPAAASWSLADGILPAGLVLDETTGAVAGTPSAKTTTPVSFTVLATYMGSDGQAVYTIEVAGAVLHVRNIAAGEQHTCAVTDAGGVKCWGLNDQGQLGDNSTTSRMIPVDVAGLGSGVSSINAGRAHTCAIAAGALKCWGENIYGQLGDNSATQRNAPVDVAGLGSGVASVSAGHSHNCAITTSGAVKCWGWNAAGQLGIPPSVERWTPVDVVQLGNDGASIAAGGLHTCATTKSGAVKCWGWNAHGQLGDNSTTQRDTPMNVVGLESGVSSIAAGLHHNCAVMTTGAAKCWGWNEYSQLGDNSATQRNAPVDVAGSGVASIAADLYHTCAVMTTGAAKCWGRNDYGQLGDNSLTDSPTPVNVSGLASGVSSIASGYSHTCAVLTTGQVKCWGRNDYGQVGDGSTTVLHLTPVDVQGN; from the coding sequence ATGCTCATGTTCAAAAAAACATTTCTCTCCGTTGCTAGCGCAGCAGCGCTTCTCGGTGCCAGTGCAGCACCCGCTTTCGCTGCGTCCTCGTTCTACCTCGTGGTGCCCGTTCCTACTGCTGCAAAAGCGCCGGTGGAAGACATTAGGGTATCGCTGGCTGGCGCCGCGCTGCCCAAGGCAACGGTGAGTAAAGCCTACAGCGAATCCTTACGCCCGTACTTGAGTGTGACGGGCGATGCAGCTTTCGACCCTGCGGCTGCCAGCTGGAGCTTGGCCGATGGCATCTTGCCTGCGGGGCTGGTGCTGGACGAAACCACAGGGGCGGTGGCCGGCACGCCAAGTGCCAAAACCACCACGCCAGTGAGCTTCACCGTATTGGCCACCTACATGGGCTCCGACGGGCAGGCGGTGTACACCATTGAAGTAGCCGGGGCGGTGCTTCATGTGCGCAATATCGCCGCTGGCGAACAACATACTTGTGCAGTCACGGATGCTGGAGGGGTGAAGTGCTGGGGGTTGAATGATCAAGGTCAGCTGGGCGATAACAGCACGACCAGCCGGATGATCCCTGTCGATGTGGCAGGTCTCGGTTCTGGCGTATCGAGCATCAATGCGGGCAGAGCTCACACTTGCGCCATTGCTGCTGGCGCCTTGAAGTGCTGGGGAGAGAACATTTACGGTCAATTGGGCGACAACAGCGCCACCCAGCGCAATGCGCCCGTGGATGTGGCGGGACTCGGATCCGGGGTCGCAAGCGTTTCCGCGGGCCACTCACACAATTGTGCAATTACCACATCAGGCGCTGTGAAGTGCTGGGGCTGGAACGCTGCTGGGCAGCTTGGTATCCCCCCCTCTGTTGAGCGCTGGACGCCCGTGGATGTTGTTCAACTAGGGAACGATGGAGCTAGTATCGCTGCGGGTGGCTTACACACCTGCGCAACCACCAAATCAGGCGCTGTGAAGTGCTGGGGCTGGAACGCCCATGGCCAATTGGGCGACAACAGCACCACTCAACGCGATACCCCAATGAATGTGGTCGGACTAGAATCCGGCGTATCAAGCATCGCTGCGGGCCTGCACCACAACTGCGCGGTGATGACGACCGGCGCCGCAAAGTGCTGGGGCTGGAACGAATATAGCCAATTGGGCGACAACAGCGCCACCCAGCGCAATGCGCCCGTGGATGTGGCGGGATCCGGGGTGGCAAGCATCGCTGCGGACCTGTACCACACCTGCGCGGTGATGACGACCGGCGCCGCAAAGTGCTGGGGCCGGAACGACTATGGCCAATTGGGCGACAACAGCCTTACCGACAGCCCTACACCCGTCAATGTGTCTGGACTGGCTAGTGGGGTTTCGTCTATAGCCAGCGGATACTCCCATACCTGTGCAGTGCTGACGACTGGGCAGGTCAAGTGCTGGGGCCGGAACGACTATGGCCAGGTCGGGGATGGCAGCACGACCGTCCTCCACCTGACACCTGTCGACGTGCAAGGTAACTAG
- a CDS encoding Conserved hypothetical protein (Evidence 4 : Homologs of previously reported genes of unknown function) produces the protein MLTWEVEARRILRAELARAGVGYKTLAVRLAALGVEESEANLSNKIARGKFSFVFFLQCMKAIGIKCVDIDTKIDSAVLEKK, from the coding sequence ATGCTTACTTGGGAAGTTGAGGCTCGCCGTATACTCAGAGCGGAGCTTGCTCGCGCCGGCGTCGGATACAAGACTCTTGCTGTCCGGCTGGCTGCGCTCGGCGTTGAAGAAAGCGAAGCCAACCTCTCCAACAAGATCGCACGCGGCAAATTCTCTTTTGTGTTCTTTTTGCAATGCATGAAGGCGATCGGGATCAAGTGTGTGGATATCGATACGAAAATCGACTCCGCTGTTCTCGAGAAGAAGTAG
- a CDS encoding putative Transposon Tn7 transposition protein tnsA (Evidence 3 : Function proposed based on presence of conserved amino acid motif, structural feature or limited homology; PubMedId : 2156235, 1655576, 3010949, 8947057, 10704304; Product type h : extrachromosomal origin) yields MSRIKWTEKKIAERQKAGYGEGSGSAYNPWLEVFDLSSTGRSRRVWSSKTGRAHHLFSDVEHDIFIAAEWSRSVIDIREQYPLDREITQTIAHNLKIRHPHYPGTQVPTVMTVDFLLTVRTADREDYIALNAKRDEEAEDETSLEKLEIQRSYFQELEIPHHLIYHSRIPKQKIANIYWIRDAQLKTGETEPHAGFYDQLKSRMAGELASYDASDTTPLAAYCASFDARYGVEPGTGLRIARMLIQERALLANLDSPNLANDPVGSFLMTSRAGRLRAVGGKNAV; encoded by the coding sequence ATGTCTCGGATTAAGTGGACCGAGAAGAAAATCGCAGAACGCCAAAAAGCGGGATATGGGGAAGGCTCGGGCTCAGCTTACAACCCGTGGCTTGAAGTTTTCGATCTCAGTAGCACTGGGCGCTCGCGTCGCGTCTGGAGTTCCAAGACCGGGCGCGCTCACCACCTCTTCTCCGATGTCGAGCACGACATCTTCATCGCTGCCGAATGGTCGCGTTCTGTAATTGATATTCGCGAGCAGTATCCGCTCGATCGGGAGATCACGCAAACGATCGCCCATAATCTCAAGATCCGCCACCCTCACTACCCTGGCACCCAGGTCCCGACAGTAATGACCGTTGATTTCCTATTGACGGTTCGTACCGCTGACAGGGAAGACTACATTGCGCTGAATGCCAAGCGAGACGAAGAGGCGGAGGATGAGACATCGCTGGAGAAGCTGGAAATTCAGCGCAGCTACTTCCAAGAACTGGAGATACCTCACCACCTCATCTATCACTCGCGGATACCCAAACAGAAGATCGCCAACATCTACTGGATCAGGGACGCTCAACTCAAAACTGGTGAGACCGAACCACACGCGGGCTTCTACGACCAACTAAAGAGCCGCATGGCAGGCGAGCTGGCTTCATATGACGCTTCGGATACCACCCCGTTGGCAGCTTACTGCGCCTCCTTTGATGCGCGATACGGCGTCGAGCCAGGCACCGGCCTTCGCATCGCACGCATGCTAATTCAAGAACGTGCACTGCTCGCAAACCTCGATTCCCCAAACTTGGCAAACGATCCCGTGGGATCCTTCCTGATGACATCCAGGGCTGGTCGACTGCGCGCGGTAGGTGGCAAGAATGCTGTTTAG